A stretch of DNA from Roseovarius sp. M141:
CATGTCCGCCAGACCAGCCGATATGGCACGCTCGGTCGCCCGAACGTGGAAGATCTTTCGCCGCGGACAGGGTGCATGGTTTGCGGTCGTGGTGGCGGCTGTGCGCCGGGTCCGGTCGGTCATCCAGCTTGCCGTGATGTCAGGTCCTCCAGCGATGCGTGGATGGCAAAGATCGAATCCATGCGCGTCAGGCGGAACACCTTGGCCACGTCCGGCGTCAGGCAGGCCAGATCCAGACGTCTGTGGGGGCCCATCAGCTTGAGCGCCGCGACAATCGCGCCCAGACCGCTGGAATCGATGAATCGCACCTGCCCGAGGTCAAGTACAACGTTATCAGTGCCCCCGGCGGTCATCGCGCGTATCGTATCCTTGAATGCGATCGCATGTGCGGCATCGATTCGCGGGGCATTTACCTTGATCAGGTGATAGGGGCCGTGCTGGCTGCTTTCGAGGTCCATCTGCGCTCCGCTCAGTTATACCGTGTGGCGTCAGGTTAGGTGGTAAACCTTACCAATAGGTGTGCGCATCCTGAAAAAGAGCGCGCCACGTGCTTGCCCGGGCCATCTGACTGTGATTTCCGGAAGCCATGAGGTGAAGAAGGACAGGATCGCCATGCGAATCGACTATGATGAAAAGGCGAAAACACTCGCCGCCCTGACCGGTGGCGAACAGGACGTGATCGCGCTGATGGCCACTATGGTTTGCGAATTGCACCATGCCGACGACCGATTCGACTGGACGGGTTTTTACCGTGTGACGCAACCCGAAGTGTTGCGAATCGGGCCG
This window harbors:
- a CDS encoding STAS domain-containing protein — its product is MDLESSQHGPYHLIKVNAPRIDAAHAIAFKDTIRAMTAGGTDNVVLDLGQVRFIDSSGLGAIVAALKLMGPHRRLDLACLTPDVAKVFRLTRMDSIFAIHASLEDLTSRQAG